In a genomic window of Weissella tructae:
- the gyrA gene encoding DNA gyrase subunit A has protein sequence MTENEQNISRTVNANIGEQMKSSFLDYAMSVIVARALPDVRDGMKPVHRRIMYGMNELGVMPDKPYKKSARIVGDVMGKYHPHGDSAIYESMVRMAQDFSYRYMLVDGHGNFGSIDGDSAAAMRYTEARLSKIATEMLRDINKNTVNFVDNYDGTDREPAVLPARFPNLLVNGANGIAVGMATNIPPHNLGEIISAIHLLMENPDVTTAELMEAVPGPDFPTGGIALGKSGIRKAYETGKGTVTVRSKVEIETEKSGKERIIVTELPYMVNKARLIERIAELARDKRIEGITSINDESDREGYRIAIDIRRDVSASVVLNNLYKNTLMQTNFSFNMLAVQDGRPKLLSLKDMLKAYLKHQQEVIRRRTEFELKKAEARAHILEGLRIALDHIDAIIKIIRSSTTAEIAKTQLISDYALSDKQAQAILDMRLVRLTGLERDKIEKEYQELMAEIAEFKDILSKPERIDQIIYTELLEIQEKHGDDRRTELQIGDVTSIEDEDLIEEEDVIVSLTRGGYIKRMAQSEFRAQNRGGRGVQGMGVNDDDFIDQIAGTSTHDTLLFFTNAGKVYKLKGYEIPEYGRTAKGIPVINLLGIESGETIQTMISVNDDPENSDDYLFFTTRDGVVKRTAISEFGNIRAHGLRAINLRENDELIKVMKTVDSDNILIATQGGYAVSFKMDTIRAMGRTAAGVRGINLRENDMVIGAEVLVDDAHVLVITQNGYGKKTAVSEYPIKGRGGKGIKTAQITEKNGPLAGVAVVQGGEDVVLTTNMGVMIRFNVATVSETGRATQGVRLIRLDEEATVATFTTVEPEPEEDTTVTDDSMTEQVEALVDRAMSEEADTTEA, from the coding sequence ATGACTGAAAACGAACAAAATATCAGTCGCACAGTTAACGCCAATATTGGCGAACAAATGAAGTCATCATTTTTGGACTATGCGATGTCAGTTATTGTGGCGCGTGCGTTGCCAGATGTCCGTGACGGAATGAAGCCTGTTCATCGTCGTATTATGTACGGTATGAATGAATTGGGAGTTATGCCGGATAAGCCATACAAGAAATCTGCCCGTATTGTTGGGGACGTCATGGGTAAGTATCACCCCCATGGTGATTCAGCGATTTACGAATCAATGGTTCGTATGGCACAAGACTTTAGTTACCGCTACATGCTTGTAGATGGTCATGGAAACTTTGGATCAATTGACGGTGACTCAGCTGCCGCCATGCGTTATACCGAAGCCCGTTTGAGCAAGATTGCGACAGAAATGTTGCGTGATATTAACAAGAACACGGTTAACTTTGTAGATAACTATGATGGAACTGATCGTGAACCTGCTGTCTTGCCTGCTCGTTTCCCTAACTTGTTGGTTAACGGAGCGAACGGAATTGCGGTTGGAATGGCAACAAACATTCCACCACATAATCTAGGTGAAATTATCTCAGCAATTCATTTGTTGATGGAAAACCCTGACGTAACAACAGCTGAATTGATGGAAGCTGTTCCGGGACCTGATTTCCCTACGGGTGGAATTGCCCTAGGTAAGTCTGGAATTCGTAAGGCCTATGAAACTGGAAAGGGAACTGTTACAGTTCGCTCAAAGGTTGAAATTGAAACTGAAAAGTCAGGTAAAGAACGTATCATCGTGACTGAATTACCATACATGGTTAACAAGGCACGTTTGATTGAACGTATTGCTGAATTGGCACGTGATAAGCGAATCGAAGGAATTACATCAATCAACGATGAATCCGACCGTGAAGGATACCGAATTGCGATTGATATTCGTCGTGATGTATCTGCATCTGTGGTTTTGAACAATTTGTACAAGAACACATTGATGCAAACAAACTTCAGCTTTAACATGTTGGCTGTTCAAGATGGTCGTCCAAAGTTGTTGAGCTTGAAGGACATGCTTAAGGCATACTTGAAGCACCAACAAGAAGTGATTCGTCGTCGTACTGAATTCGAATTGAAGAAGGCAGAAGCACGTGCGCACATCTTAGAAGGTTTGCGTATTGCTTTGGATCATATTGATGCCATCATCAAGATTATCCGTTCTTCAACAACTGCAGAAATTGCGAAGACACAATTGATTAGTGATTACGCATTGTCAGATAAGCAAGCGCAAGCCATTTTGGACATGCGTTTGGTTCGTTTGACTGGACTAGAACGTGACAAGATTGAAAAGGAATACCAAGAATTGATGGCTGAAATTGCTGAATTCAAGGACATCTTGTCAAAGCCAGAACGTATTGACCAAATCATCTACACTGAATTACTTGAAATTCAAGAAAAGCATGGTGATGATCGTCGTACCGAACTACAAATCGGTGATGTGACGTCAATCGAAGATGAAGATTTGATTGAAGAAGAAGACGTTATCGTGTCATTGACGCGTGGTGGTTACATCAAGCGTATGGCACAAAGCGAATTCCGTGCGCAAAACCGTGGTGGTCGTGGTGTTCAAGGTATGGGTGTCAATGATGATGACTTTATTGACCAAATTGCCGGAACTTCAACTCACGATACTTTGTTGTTCTTTACCAATGCAGGTAAGGTCTACAAGTTGAAGGGATACGAAATTCCAGAATATGGCCGCACTGCGAAGGGAATCCCAGTTATTAATCTGTTAGGAATTGAATCAGGTGAGACGATTCAAACAATGATTAGTGTTAATGACGATCCTGAAAACAGTGATGACTACTTGTTCTTTACAACACGTGATGGTGTTGTGAAGCGTACAGCCATTAGTGAATTCGGTAATATTCGTGCCCACGGATTGCGCGCCATTAACTTGCGTGAAAATGATGAACTTATCAAGGTTATGAAGACTGTTGATAGTGACAACATCTTGATCGCAACACAAGGTGGATACGCGGTGTCATTTAAGATGGACACAATTCGTGCAATGGGTCGTACTGCTGCTGGGGTGCGTGGAATTAACTTACGTGAAAATGACATGGTTATCGGTGCAGAAGTACTGGTTGATGATGCCCACGTATTAGTGATTACGCAAAACGGTTACGGTAAGAAGACCGCTGTTAGCGAATACCCAATCAAGGGACGTGGTGGTAAGGGAATCAAGACTGCCCAAATCACTGAAAAGAATGGACCATTGGCCGGTGTGGCTGTTGTTCAAGGTGGCGAAGACGTCGTCCTAACAACTAACATGGGTGTTATGATTCGATTTAACGTCGCAACTGTTTCAGAAACAGGACGTGCCACACAAGGTGTACGTTTGATTCGTTTGGATGAAGAAGCAACTGTTGCAACATTTACAACAGTTGAGCCAGAACCAGAAGAAGACACAACTGTGACTGACGATAGTATGACTGAACAAGTTGAAGCGCTTGTTGATCGTGCTATGAGTGAAGAAGCAGATACAACTGAAGCATAA
- a CDS encoding LTA synthase family protein: MKHYSRFDWLKTRIGFVLLLVMLTWAKTQMANVLDFKLYADATFVQYLTLLLNPIPIAMLLIGASLYFKSAKIFYPVALIAYISNLVLLQVNMIYYREFSDFMSFNVMMGYDKVNQGLGASGFALSDPHDIFLWLDLVIIVGLILFRKMRLNAPAVSKLASFSITTFAIFIGMITLMLGEMERPQLITRQFDSKLMVKYLGVDGYTIFDIGRVRNVSELKKTAKKSDIDKIRDYMSSEYAPANAKYAGVAEGKNVFVIHLESFQQFSLNLDVNGQPVTPFLNSIYNSKDTIAFDNFFNQVGQGKTSDAENLLETSTFGLPQGSLFANQGSEQTFQAMPAILRQEGGYSSAVFHGNTAGFWNRNNVYKNMGYQYFFDASYFDTSGNKAAGYGLKDKLLFYDAVPYLERMQQPFYSKFITVTNHFPYTSDDVDKDPTFQTTDSGSKIVDGYFETNRYLDKSIEEFYAYLKKSGLYDNSIVVMYGDHYGISNSESKYLASLLGKNPEDWDAYDMMQLQRVPFIINMPGYGQGHIDHTFGGEVDVAPTLLHLLGVKDTEKYMQVGHDLLSKKKSNIVAMRDGSFITPKYTYVNERVYVTATGEELVDPAPAIEAEIEEAKQKAAKQLKVSDEINQKDLLRFYTPEGFEPVKAKDYNYSNALAKLKRLEDERGKHSTSLFSENNKQFTQKLYETNAPQKDEPRSDTTRLKQTNPDAGEASEPGFDQPNP, translated from the coding sequence ATGAAACACTATAGTCGGTTTGACTGGCTCAAAACTCGAATTGGCTTTGTCTTGTTGTTGGTTATGCTGACGTGGGCAAAGACCCAAATGGCAAACGTTTTAGATTTTAAATTGTATGCCGATGCAACATTCGTCCAATATTTGACGCTGTTGTTAAATCCAATTCCGATTGCGATGTTACTTATTGGCGCTAGCCTGTATTTTAAATCCGCAAAAATTTTCTATCCAGTCGCATTGATTGCGTATATCTCGAACTTGGTATTACTTCAAGTAAATATGATTTATTATCGTGAGTTTTCTGATTTCATGTCGTTTAATGTCATGATGGGATACGACAAGGTTAATCAGGGGCTTGGTGCATCTGGATTTGCATTAAGTGATCCCCACGATATTTTCCTATGGTTAGATTTGGTGATTATCGTCGGATTAATTCTATTTAGAAAAATGCGTTTGAATGCACCCGCTGTATCAAAATTAGCCAGTTTTTCAATTACAACATTCGCGATTTTCATTGGGATGATTACGTTAATGTTAGGTGAAATGGAACGCCCACAACTTATTACACGTCAATTTGATAGTAAATTGATGGTGAAGTATTTGGGAGTTGATGGTTATACAATTTTTGATATTGGTCGTGTACGAAATGTATCTGAATTAAAAAAGACCGCCAAGAAGAGCGATATTGATAAAATCCGTGATTACATGTCGAGTGAGTACGCACCAGCGAATGCTAAATATGCCGGTGTTGCGGAAGGTAAAAATGTCTTTGTGATTCATTTGGAATCTTTCCAACAATTCTCATTGAACTTGGATGTGAATGGGCAACCAGTAACGCCGTTCTTGAACAGTATCTACAATTCAAAGGATACAATTGCATTTGATAATTTCTTCAACCAAGTGGGACAAGGGAAGACATCAGATGCCGAAAATCTATTAGAAACGTCAACCTTTGGATTACCGCAAGGATCATTGTTTGCCAACCAAGGTAGTGAGCAAACGTTCCAAGCAATGCCAGCTATTTTACGTCAAGAAGGTGGCTATTCATCAGCTGTATTCCACGGTAATACAGCTGGCTTCTGGAATCGAAATAATGTCTATAAGAATATGGGATACCAATATTTCTTTGACGCCAGTTATTTTGATACATCTGGTAATAAGGCTGCTGGATATGGATTGAAGGATAAATTACTATTTTATGATGCAGTGCCATACCTAGAACGTATGCAACAACCGTTCTATAGTAAATTTATTACGGTCACAAATCATTTCCCTTATACAAGCGATGATGTTGATAAGGACCCAACATTCCAAACAACCGATAGTGGTTCAAAGATTGTTGATGGTTATTTTGAAACCAACCGTTATTTGGACAAATCAATTGAAGAATTCTATGCCTACTTGAAGAAGTCTGGCTTATATGACAACTCAATTGTTGTGATGTACGGAGATCACTACGGTATCTCAAATTCTGAAAGTAAATATCTAGCATCATTGCTAGGTAAGAACCCAGAAGATTGGGATGCTTATGATATGATGCAACTGCAACGTGTGCCATTTATCATTAACATGCCAGGTTATGGTCAAGGACATATTGATCATACATTTGGTGGTGAAGTTGACGTGGCACCAACCTTGTTACATCTTTTGGGTGTGAAGGATACTGAAAAGTATATGCAAGTTGGTCATGATTTGTTGAGTAAGAAAAAGTCTAATATTGTGGCGATGCGTGACGGTAGCTTCATCACACCAAAGTACACTTATGTGAATGAGCGTGTGTATGTTACTGCTACGGGTGAAGAACTTGTGGATCCAGCCCCAGCTATCGAAGCTGAAATTGAAGAAGCAAAGCAAAAAGCCGCAAAGCAATTGAAGGTTTCTGATGAAATCAACCAAAAAGACTTACTGCGTTTCTACACGCCAGAAGGATTTGAACCTGTTAAGGCGAAAGATTATAACTATTCAAATGCGCTAGCTAAGCTAAAGCGTTTAGAAGATGAACGTGGAAAGCATTCAACGAGTCTTTTCTCTGAGAATAATAAGCAATTCACGCAAAAGTTATATGAAACAAATGCACCACAAAAGGATGAACCGCGCTCAGACACAACACGTTTGAAGCAAACGAATCCAGATGCAGGTGAAGCATCTGAACCTGGTTTTGATCAACCGAATCCGTAA
- a CDS encoding hydroxymethylglutaryl-CoA reductase, degradative has product MNQWQGFYKLPWAERLALTAKNRDLNAEQVALIEQHYDAVGAQLIENYLYNFGVPTGLLLDLPVDGELAVVPMSTEEPSVIAAANNGAKMMRAGEGVTTTMETRLVRGQIIITDVTDMDELRAWIVAHESELMTQINATRPSMVRRGGGLKKLALQELADDIAEVTLFVDPKAAMGANVVNSLAEYTSSIFRAQGYNVLMGILSNYATESVVHGAVKIPVSALVAKDGTPGATIAAKIEQASRIEQLTPYRAVTSNKGIMNGVEAVALASGNDTRAINAALHAYASRDGQYRGLINWTVEQDMLVGKTDLPILIGVVGGSIGIVPAVQLNHVLMGNPTVERLSSLLAGVALAQNLAALRALVSTGIQAGHMALQGKSLALQVGATPEEVPAVALALEQQGHFDELTAREILETLRQS; this is encoded by the coding sequence ATGAATCAGTGGCAAGGTTTTTATAAATTACCTTGGGCAGAACGATTGGCATTGACTGCCAAAAATCGTGACTTAAATGCTGAACAGGTGGCATTGATTGAACAACATTATGATGCCGTTGGAGCGCAGTTAATTGAAAACTATCTATATAACTTTGGTGTGCCAACCGGTTTGTTGCTTGATTTACCAGTTGATGGTGAGTTAGCAGTAGTACCCATGAGTACTGAAGAACCTAGTGTGATTGCAGCTGCCAACAATGGTGCGAAGATGATGCGCGCTGGTGAGGGTGTAACCACCACGATGGAAACACGATTAGTGCGTGGGCAAATTATCATTACTGATGTGACAGACATGGATGAGTTACGAGCCTGGATTGTAGCTCATGAATCTGAATTAATGACGCAAATTAACGCAACACGTCCATCTATGGTTCGACGTGGTGGTGGGCTAAAGAAGTTAGCGCTTCAAGAGCTGGCGGATGATATTGCTGAGGTTACGTTATTTGTTGATCCTAAAGCGGCAATGGGAGCGAACGTTGTTAATTCACTGGCGGAATACACAAGCTCTATTTTCAGAGCGCAAGGTTACAATGTGTTGATGGGGATTCTTTCCAATTACGCCACAGAAAGCGTTGTACATGGAGCGGTTAAAATTCCAGTGTCGGCATTAGTAGCCAAAGACGGGACACCAGGTGCAACAATCGCCGCTAAAATTGAACAGGCAAGTCGTATTGAACAATTAACTCCTTATAGAGCTGTCACATCAAACAAAGGTATTATGAATGGAGTAGAAGCTGTTGCATTGGCTAGTGGTAATGATACCCGTGCAATCAACGCTGCCCTACATGCATATGCTAGTCGAGATGGACAATATCGTGGGTTGATTAATTGGACCGTAGAACAAGATATGTTAGTTGGTAAAACGGACTTACCAATTTTAATTGGTGTTGTGGGTGGATCAATCGGTATCGTACCAGCGGTGCAATTGAATCATGTGTTGATGGGCAACCCAACCGTTGAACGACTATCTAGTCTTTTAGCTGGTGTGGCCTTAGCGCAAAACTTAGCCGCTTTACGTGCCTTGGTCTCAACAGGGATTCAAGCAGGACATATGGCACTACAAGGAAAGTCACTTGCCTTACAAGTTGGTGCGACTCCTGAAGAAGTACCAGCTGTCGCGCTTGCATTAGAACAACAAGGTCATTTTGATGAATTGACTGCACGTGAGATTTTAGAGACATTGCGTCAATCGTAA